The DNA window CACGTGACCAAGGAGGGGGCGATCGCGGGGCCTCGGGTTCTGGAGCACATGGTCGACACCGTCCTCTACTTCGAGGGGGAGAAGGGGCATCCCTTCCGGATTCTGAAGGCGGTCAAGAACCGGTTCGGCTCCACGAACGAGATCGGCGTCTTCGAGATGCGGGCGACTGGGCTGTCGGAGGTGGCCGATCCCTCCGGACTCTTCCTGTCGGAGCGCTCCGGAGAGACCTCGGGGACGATCGTCTTCCCGGCGGTGGAGGGGACCCGTCCGCTGCTGGTGGAGGTCCAGGCGCTGGTCAGCCAGTCGTTCCTGGCGATGCCGCGCCGCACGACGCTGGGGGCCGACACGAACCGTGTGGTCCTGCTCTGCGCGATCCTCGAGAAGAAGACCGGGCTCTCTCTCTACAACCAGGATGTCTTCGTGAACGTGGCGGGGGGGATCCGGCTCGACGAGACGGCGGCAGACCTGCCGCTGCTCTGCGCGGTGGCGGGAAGCTTCCGGGACCAGGTGATCCCGGAGAAGACCGCCGCGTTCGGGGAGGTGGGGCTGGGAGGCGAGGTGCGGGCGGTGCCGATGGCGGAGAGCCGGCTGAACGAGGCGGCGAAGATGGGCTTTACCCGGGTGCTCCTGCCGGCCTCCAACGCCGAGCGTCTCTCCGCGAAGACCTCCCTTTCCCTGGTGCCGGTTCGCCACGTCCAGGAGGCGCTGGCCGCCGCCTGGAAAAAGTAGCCTTACCCCCGGAAGCCACGGGCAAGCAGGTAGAGCTCGGAGGATTCCTTCCGGGTCGCCCCGGGCCGCACCCGGATCACCTTCGAGAACTTCCCCTGCAGCTCCCGGAAGACCTCGTCGGCCTCCGGCCCCTCGAAGATCTTCGCCAGGAAGGTCCCTCCCTCCCGCAGCGTCGTCCCTGCAAGGGACAGCACCGACAGCACAAGGTCGGCCGAACGGGCCCGGTCGGTCACGGAGACGCCCGAGGTGTTCGGGGCCGCGTCGGAGACGACGGCGTCCGCGGTCCGCCCGAAGAAGGAGAGGATCTCCTCCGGCAGCGACGGCTCGGCGATATCCNNNNNNNNNNNNNNNNNNNNNNNNNCGGGAAGCGGCTCCATCGGCAACAGGTCCACCGCGGCGACTTTCCCCTTCGTTCCCACCAGCCGCAGCAGGACCTGGCTCCATCCCCCGGGGGCCGCCCCCGCATCCACCACGCATTCCCCCGGCCGTGCGATCTTGTGCGCCCGGGCGATCTCGGTCAGCTTGTAGGCCGCGCGGGATCGGAATCCTTCCCGCTTCGCCTTNNNNNNNNNNNNNNNNNNNNNNNNNNNNNNNNNNNNNNNNNNNNNNNNNNNNNNNTCCATGGGCGAGAATAAGCTCCCGATCGACGGGGTTTTCCGGCACCTTGCGCGCGACCTGCGGAAGGTGGAACGGGCGCTGGCCGCCCACCTGAAATCGCCCGTTACCCTGGTTCCGCTTATCGGCAGGCACATCACCCTGTCCGGGGGGAAGCGGTTCCGCCCCGCCGTCCTGCTCCTGGTCGCGGAGGCGTGCGGGTACACCGGCCCCCGCAGGACGGTGATGTCGGTGGTCACGGAGTACATGCACACCGCGACGCTGCTCCACGACGACGTGGTCGACGGCGGCGTCATGCGCCGGGGAAAGCCCTCGGCGAACGTCGTGTTCGGGAATCAGGCGAGCATCCTGGTGGGCGATTTTCTCTTCGCCCGGGCCTCGCAGCTGATGACCGGGGACGGCGACCTCGACGTGCTGGGGATCTACGCCCGAACCCTGGTCTCCCTCTCCGAGGGAGAGGTCCTCCAGCTGATGAAATCGGCCGATCCGGCGATCACCGAGAAGGAGTACCTCCGGGTCGTCTACCACAAGACCGCCTCCCTGATCGCCGCCGCGAGCGAGACCGGCGCGGTGCTGGCCGGCGTCGACAAGGGGCTGCGGAAGCGGATGTTCGAGTACGGCAAGGCGGTGGGGATCGCCTTCCAGCTGGCGGACGACATCCTCGATTACGACGGCTCGGAGAGGGAGCTGGGGAAGCGCCCTCTCCAGGACCTGCGGGAAGGGAAGGTCACCCTGCCGCTGATCCATGCCCTGCGGGAGGCGGGGGAGGCCGACCGGAAGAGGGCGCAAGGGATCCTGCGCGGCGGGACCCCGTCCGGGCGGGAGGTCTCCTTTCTCGCGGGGCTCGTGGAGCGGCACGGGGGGACCGGCTACACGGCCCGCAGGGCGAACGCGTTCGTGAGGCGTGGGAGATGGCTGCTCGCCGCCCTGCCCGACACCTCCGCCCGTGCCGCGCTGCACACCCTCTCGGAGTACATCGTCTCGCGGACCCGGTAACGGCGCGATTCTCCTAAATCCGGGTCGTTCCGGATTTCCCGACGTCCACTCCTTCCGTAAAGATTCCGATGCTCCCGTCCGATGAAATCGGGGAAAGGGAACTTCGGCCGGGCACCCGGTTTTCCCCGGCCCCGGAAAAGGTCCTTGACATATAACTTAATTATTATTAAGTATAATTAAGTTTTGTTTTATCAACATTGTCTTTCATTGATGGGATCCGCCAGAACGGGAGACGGAGGGGAGACGATGCGCAAAAGACACGGAGAAAAGGGGTTCACGCTGATCGAAGTGGTGGTCGTGGTGGCGGTGATCGCGATCCTGGCCGCGATCCTGACTCCCTACATCACGAAGTACATCGACGACTCCAAGATCGCGAAGGCGAAGAACGAGACCCAGGTGGTCGCCGCGGCGGTGGTGAACGCGATGAAGGATCTCGGCCGCTGGCCGAACCGCAGAACCGCGACCGCGGACTACCCGGGCCTCTACACCGGGACCGCGCCGCCGGCGGCCTTTTTCGTGGGGGCGGGCTGGCCCGCGCCGGGGGCGAACAACTGGAACCTCCTGGACACCCACCTGGTGACCAACGGGCACGGCTATCCCGCCACGGGCGACACCGCCTGGAAGGGGCCGTACGCGACTTCTCTGCCGGTCGACCCGTGGGCGAGGTCCTACGTGATCAACTCGGCGAACTTCCAGTCGCCGCCCAACCCGGTGTGGGTCCTCTCGGCCGGCCCCAACGGGGTCGTCGATACGGCGGCCGGCGCCGCGACCCTTGCGAGCGACGACATCGGGTTCCGGATCCAGTAGGAGAAGACCCCTCCGGCGGGACGTGGAGGCGGAGTCGCGCCCCTGCTGCGTTCCCGTACCCGGAATGGCGGGATCGCGATGAAGAAGGCGGAGGCGACACAGGGCACACCCACCTCCCCGAGGAGGAAGCTCCTCGGGGAGCGGCTTATCGAGGCCGGCCTGATCACTTCCGACCAGCTCGATCTGGGGATGCGCGAGCAGAAGCGGACCGGCGAGCGGATCGGCGAGATCATGATCAGCCTCGGTTTCGTCACCCAGGAGCTGGTCTCCTCGGTCCTCGCCTCCGAGGCGGGGGTCACCTTCGTCCAGCTCGACAGCTCCATGGTCGACCCCGCGGCGCTCAAGTGCGTGAGCGAGGCGATCTCCCGAAGGCACAAGATCATTCCCCTGAACCTGGATCCCCCGCGCCTGACGATCGCGATGGCGAACGCCTTCGACGTCCTCGCGATCGACGAGGTCCAGCGGGCGACCGGGTATGTCGTCGAGGCGGTCTCCGCGACCGAGTCGAGCATCCTGCAGGCGATCGACCATTACTACCTCGGGGGCGGGTCGCTCGAGGAGGTCATCCAGAAGTCGATGCGCCAGGTGGAGGCCGGGAGGGTCTCGGAGGCGGACCTCACCTCCGGGGCGCCGATCGTCCGTCTGGTCGACCGGCTCTTCCTGACCGCCGTGCAGGAGGGGGCGACCGACATCCACGTGGAGCCGGAGGAGCGGATCTTCCGCATCCGGTTCCGGATCGACGGGCAGCTCCGGCAGGGGCCCTCTCTTCCCAAGTCGCTGCAGCCGGGGGTGATTGCCCGGATCAAGATCCTGGCGGGGATGAACATCGCGGAGACCCGGCAGCCGCAGGACGGGAAGATCAAGTTCCTCCAGGGGAAACGGAAGGTGGACCTCCGGGTCTCCACCCTTCCCACCGTGTGCGGGGAAAATGTGGTGCTCCGGATCCTCGACCGGGCACGGCTCGTCGTAGGTCTGGAGGCGCTCGGGTTCGACGAGGGGAACCTGGAACGGTTCCGCCGGGCGATCGAAAGCCGCAACGGGATCATCCTGGTCTGCGGCCCCACCGGGTCCGGGAAGACCACGACCCTCTACTCCGCCCTCTCCTACATCAACACGCTGGACCGCAGCATCGTCACGCTCGAGGACCCGGTCGAGTACGAGCTGCCGATCATCCGCCAGGTCCAAATCAACGTGAAGGCCGGGCTCACCTTCGCCACCGGCCTGCGGGCCGTGCTGCGCCACGACCCCGACGTGATCCTGGTCGGCGAGATGCGGGACGCGGAGACGGTGGAGCTCGCGATCCGGTCGGCGCTGACCGGGCACCTGGTGTTTTCCACCCTGCACACGAACGATGCGTCGGGGGCGATCCCCCGGCTGATGAACATGGGGCAGGAGCCGTTCCTGGTCGCCTCCTCCGTGCGGGCGATCATCGGGCAGGCGCTCCTGCGGGTGAACTGCCCGTCCTGCCGCGTCCCCTATTCCCCTCCCCCGGAGGTGCTTTCCCGGGCCGGCATCCTTCCCGATGCGGCGAACGGGAAGTTCCTTCGGGGAGAGGGATGCAAGGCCTGCGACGGGACCGGGTTTCGCGGCCGGGTCGGTGTGTTCGAGATCCTGGAGGTGACGCCGGAGATCATGCGCCTGACAATGTCCCGCGCGAACAGCCAGGAGCTGCTGGATGCGGCCCGAGCCGAGGGGATGGCGACCATGCGGGACGACGCCGTGAAGAAGGCGATGGAGGGGACCACCACCCTGGAAGAGGCGGTGCGGGTGACCTAGATGCCCCGGTACGAATACAGCGCCATCGACGATTACGGGCG is part of the Deltaproteobacteria bacterium GWC2_65_14 genome and encodes:
- a CDS encoding DNA repair protein RadA; translated protein: MARVRIEYACTACGFSSPKWLGKCPDCGQWGSIVEEVAAGETKYRVALEGVPASKPIPLSEVTESASQRSASGIAEFDRVMGGGLVPASATLIGGDPGIGKSTLLLQAARGYARGGRKVLYVSGEESEAQVKMRASRLGVPGEGIFLLAETSVERVIEAASGLSPAVVIVDSIQTMFTSDLPGAPGSVGQVRESAGRLVFFGKKTGVSVFLVGHVTKEGAIAGPRVLEHMVDTVLYFEGEKGHPFRILKAVKNRFGSTNEIGVFEMRATGLSEVADPSGLFLSERSGETSGTIVFPAVEGTRPLLVEVQALVSQSFLAMPRRTTLGADTNRVVLLCAILEKKTGLSLYNQDVFVNVAGGIRLDETAADLPLLCAVAGSFRDQVIPEKTAAFGEVGLGGEVRAVPMAESRLNEAAKMGFTRVLLPASNAERLSAKTSLSLVPVRHVQEALAAAWKK